The following are encoded in a window of Aromatoleum petrolei genomic DNA:
- a CDS encoding RtcB family protein, producing the protein MELRRFQQRGPYEWELPATGRMRVPGVIFASRELMEAMDEKVAEQIANVASLPGIVTASYAMPDAHWGYGFPIGGVAAFDADEGGVVSAGGVGFDISCGVRALHTGLKQADLEAHKKRLADVLFARIPAGVGSTGALRLSGPETDAMLKGGARWAVKEGYGSEADLAHIEESGCVAGADPHAVSDMAKKRQRDEMGTLGSGNHYLEVQVVDEVFDAAAAKAYGLAKGDIVVSIHCGSRGLGHQIGTDYLREMVIAAPAAGIALPDRELACAPLTSALGQRYLGAMRAGINCALANRQILTHLAREAFAQVFPHVRLSILYDVSHNTCKEETHRVGDERRRLFVHRKGATRAFGPGHAELPREYREAGQPVLIGGSMGTASWILAGAAGTEERAFGSACHGAGRAMSRNEALRRWQGRNVVDELAARGILIRSPSFRGVAEEAPLAYKDVGAVVDAAHRAGLAVKVARLLPLVCIKG; encoded by the coding sequence ATGGAACTCCGGAGATTCCAACAACGTGGCCCCTACGAGTGGGAACTGCCCGCGACGGGACGCATGCGCGTGCCCGGTGTGATCTTCGCGTCGCGCGAGCTGATGGAGGCGATGGACGAAAAGGTCGCCGAACAGATCGCGAACGTCGCGAGCCTGCCGGGCATCGTCACTGCCTCCTATGCGATGCCCGACGCGCATTGGGGATATGGTTTCCCGATCGGCGGCGTCGCGGCCTTCGATGCGGACGAAGGCGGCGTCGTGTCGGCGGGAGGCGTCGGTTTCGACATCTCCTGCGGCGTGCGCGCGCTGCACACCGGGCTCAAGCAGGCCGACCTTGAGGCGCACAAGAAGCGGCTCGCCGACGTGCTGTTCGCGCGCATCCCGGCCGGCGTGGGGAGCACCGGCGCGCTGCGCCTGTCCGGCCCGGAGACGGACGCGATGCTCAAGGGGGGCGCGCGCTGGGCGGTGAAGGAAGGTTATGGCAGCGAGGCCGACCTCGCGCACATCGAGGAGTCGGGCTGTGTCGCCGGCGCCGATCCGCACGCGGTGTCGGACATGGCCAAGAAGCGCCAGCGCGACGAGATGGGCACGCTCGGTTCGGGCAACCATTACCTCGAAGTGCAGGTCGTCGACGAGGTGTTCGACGCGGCGGCTGCCAAGGCTTACGGGCTGGCCAAGGGCGACATCGTCGTCAGCATACACTGCGGTTCGCGCGGTCTCGGCCACCAGATCGGTACCGACTACCTGCGCGAGATGGTGATCGCGGCGCCGGCCGCGGGCATCGCTTTGCCGGACCGTGAACTCGCGTGCGCACCTCTGACGTCGGCGCTCGGCCAGCGTTACCTCGGCGCAATGCGCGCAGGGATCAACTGCGCGCTGGCGAACCGGCAGATCCTCACGCATCTCGCACGCGAGGCCTTCGCCCAAGTTTTTCCGCACGTGCGCCTGTCCATCCTCTACGACGTGTCGCACAACACCTGCAAGGAAGAGACGCACCGAGTCGGCGACGAGCGGCGGCGGCTCTTCGTGCATCGCAAGGGCGCGACCCGTGCCTTCGGCCCCGGTCACGCGGAACTGCCGCGCGAGTACCGCGAGGCCGGACAGCCGGTGCTGATCGGCGGCAGCATGGGCACGGCCTCGTGGATTCTCGCCGGTGCCGCGGGCACCGAGGAACGCGCCTTCGGCTCGGCCTGCCACGGCGCGGGCCGTGCGATGAGCCGCAACGAGGCGCTGCGCCGCTGGCAGGGCCGCAACGTCGTAGACGAGCTCGCCGCGCGCGGCATCCTGATCCGCAGTCCGAGCTTCCGCGGCGTCGCGGAGGAAGCGCCGCTCGCCTACAAGGACGTCGGCGCGGTCGTCGATGCGGCCCACCGCGCGGGGCTCGCGGTGAAGGTCGCGCGGCTCTTGCCGCTCGTGTGCATCAAGGGCTGA
- the dnaK gene encoding molecular chaperone DnaK — protein MAIIGIDLGTSNSAAAVLRGGRPVLIPSAEGVSLGGKAFPSYVAVTADGQMLIGEPARRQAAANPEGTTTAFKRRMGTRERIRLRDREFSPEQLSAFLLQKIKRDAEAFLGEPVAKAVVTVPAYFDDNQRSATKDAAGIAGLEVVRLVNEPTAASLAYGLDRVEQELRIAVIDLGGGTLDVTIMEFGKGVFEVRSTSGDTRLGGTDMNQAIFEALAQRFYEQSGIDCRRDVKAAARLLEAAEIAKIELSNNVTTHLSLPYIGVAGGEPKHLEMDLGRADLERLVRPTIERCRGPVEQALRDAGISSQQVDRIVFVGGPTRMPAVRAFFEEMLGRKAEMGVDPMECVASGAAIQAGVLTGEVQDIVLVDVTPLTLGVETLGGVATALISRNTPVPVKKTESFTTAADMQTSVTIHVFQGERAMAADNVSLGEFNLDGIPPAPRGVPKIEVTFDIDASGILNVSAKDLATGRSQSVRISGSTRLAGDVKERMVREAEQYAEADKKRREEAEVFNDADGLCYQADKMIADFPDKLTQEIKDRIEQARRETRDALGRRDVAAVKERVEALRKVLKEAGTMLYVQTQPPGSGPYQETRYTPPGGSGGSGPSGGATGPGGRVVDADYH, from the coding sequence ATGGCAATCATCGGCATCGATCTGGGAACGTCCAACTCGGCCGCGGCGGTGCTGCGCGGTGGACGTCCGGTTCTGATTCCCAGTGCCGAGGGTGTGAGTCTCGGCGGCAAGGCGTTTCCGAGCTACGTCGCCGTCACCGCCGACGGGCAGATGCTGATCGGCGAGCCGGCGCGGCGCCAGGCGGCGGCGAACCCGGAAGGCACGACGACGGCGTTCAAGCGCCGCATGGGCACGCGCGAGCGCATCCGCTTGCGCGACCGCGAGTTTTCGCCGGAGCAGCTTTCCGCCTTCCTGCTGCAGAAGATCAAGCGCGACGCGGAGGCCTTCCTCGGCGAGCCGGTGGCGAAGGCCGTCGTCACCGTGCCGGCCTATTTCGACGACAACCAGCGCAGCGCGACCAAGGACGCCGCGGGAATCGCAGGGCTGGAGGTCGTGCGCCTCGTCAACGAGCCGACTGCGGCCTCGCTCGCCTACGGGCTCGACCGAGTGGAGCAGGAACTGCGCATCGCGGTGATCGACCTCGGCGGCGGCACGCTGGACGTGACGATCATGGAGTTCGGCAAGGGCGTGTTCGAGGTGCGCTCGACGAGCGGCGACACGCGCCTCGGCGGCACGGACATGAACCAGGCGATTTTCGAGGCGCTCGCGCAACGCTTCTACGAGCAGAGCGGCATCGACTGCCGGCGCGACGTCAAGGCGGCCGCGCGCCTGCTGGAGGCGGCAGAGATTGCGAAGATCGAGCTGTCGAACAATGTAACGACGCACCTGTCGCTCCCCTACATCGGCGTCGCAGGCGGCGAACCCAAGCACCTCGAGATGGATCTCGGCCGGGCGGACCTCGAGCGCCTCGTGCGCCCGACAATCGAGCGCTGCCGCGGGCCGGTCGAACAGGCGCTGCGCGACGCGGGGATCAGCTCGCAGCAGGTCGATCGCATCGTGTTCGTCGGTGGCCCGACGCGCATGCCGGCCGTGCGCGCCTTCTTCGAGGAGATGCTCGGGCGCAAGGCCGAGATGGGTGTCGACCCGATGGAGTGCGTCGCGAGCGGCGCGGCGATCCAGGCCGGCGTGTTGACGGGCGAGGTGCAGGACATCGTGCTGGTCGACGTCACGCCGCTGACGCTCGGGGTCGAGACCCTGGGTGGCGTCGCGACCGCGCTGATCAGCCGCAACACGCCGGTGCCTGTGAAGAAGACCGAAAGCTTCACGACCGCGGCGGACATGCAGACCTCGGTGACGATCCACGTCTTCCAGGGCGAGCGGGCGATGGCGGCGGACAACGTGAGCCTGGGCGAATTCAACCTCGACGGCATCCCGCCGGCGCCGCGCGGCGTGCCGAAGATCGAGGTCACCTTCGACATCGACGCGAGCGGCATCCTCAACGTTTCGGCGAAGGACCTCGCGACCGGGCGCAGCCAGTCGGTGCGCATCAGCGGTTCGACGCGGCTCGCGGGCGACGTGAAGGAGCGCATGGTGCGCGAGGCCGAGCAGTACGCCGAGGCCGACAAGAAGCGGCGCGAGGAGGCAGAGGTCTTCAACGATGCGGACGGTCTGTGCTACCAGGCCGACAAGATGATCGCGGACTTCCCCGACAAGCTCACGCAGGAGATCAAGGACCGCATCGAGCAGGCGCGCCGCGAGACGCGCGACGCGCTGGGCCGGCGTGACGTGGCGGCGGTGAAGGAGAGGGTCGAGGCGTTGCGCAAGGTGCTGAAGGAGGCCGGCACGATGCTGTACGTGCAGACCCAGCCGCCGGGCAGCGGGCCGTACCAGGAGACGCGTTACACGCCGCCGGGCGGCTCGGGCGGTTCGGGACCGTCCGGCGGGGCGACGGGGCCGGGCGGGCGCGTGGTCGATGCGGACTACCACTGA
- the acsA gene encoding acetate--CoA ligase, whose protein sequence is MERTSIIRKAPSELRTQPNLVDYEATRRAFSWDLAREALAGLPGGALNIAYETVVRHAGGPLRDRLAFRFLGQDGAVRDLSYADLAELTARFANVLRGLDVVRGERVFVLTGRIPELYAAVLGGLRAGCAVSPLFSAFGPEPIATRLNIGQGAVLVTTELLYQRKVAKIRGELTTLRHVLLVSDDGTTTEVPDTHDFGRLMAAASDDFPTVPTRPDELALLHFTSGTTGTPKGAMHVHGAVATHWATGLYALDLHPNDVFWCTADPGWVTGTSYGIIAPLLHGVTSIVDEGDFDAERWYRILHEQKVTVWYTAPTAIRMLMKAGPELAKRYEFPQLRFVASVGEPLNPEAVWWGKEVLGLPIHDNWWQTETGGIMIANVPALDIKPGSMGRPLPGVEAAIVREGKDGLVEVVDEPDVEGELALLRGWPAMLRGYLNNEERYRKCFSGVWYLTGDLARRDADGYFWFVGRKDDVIKSAGHLIGPFEVESVLMEHPAVAEAGVIGKPDEMVGEIVKAFVSLKKGYEPSEALRMELLAHARRKLGAAVAPKEIDFATTLPRTRSGKIMRRLLKARELGLPEGDTSTLEAGA, encoded by the coding sequence ATGGAACGGACGTCGATCATCCGCAAGGCGCCATCAGAACTTCGGACGCAGCCGAATCTCGTCGACTACGAGGCGACGCGGCGTGCCTTCTCGTGGGACCTCGCGCGCGAGGCGCTCGCGGGCCTGCCCGGCGGGGCGCTCAACATCGCCTACGAGACAGTCGTGCGTCACGCGGGCGGACCGCTGCGCGACCGCCTGGCATTCCGCTTCCTCGGCCAGGACGGAGCCGTGCGCGACCTGAGCTACGCCGATCTCGCGGAACTCACCGCACGCTTCGCCAACGTGCTGCGCGGGCTCGACGTCGTGCGTGGCGAGCGCGTGTTCGTGCTCACCGGGCGCATCCCCGAGCTCTATGCCGCGGTGCTGGGCGGCCTGCGCGCCGGTTGCGCGGTGTCGCCGCTGTTCTCGGCCTTCGGGCCCGAACCGATCGCGACGCGCCTGAACATCGGCCAGGGCGCGGTGCTGGTGACGACCGAGTTGCTGTATCAACGCAAGGTGGCGAAGATCCGCGGCGAGCTGACGACGCTGCGCCACGTGCTGCTGGTGTCGGACGACGGCACGACCACCGAGGTGCCGGACACGCATGACTTCGGGCGCCTGATGGCCGCGGCCTCGGACGACTTCCCCACCGTGCCGACGCGCCCCGATGAGCTCGCGCTGCTGCATTTCACGAGCGGCACGACGGGCACGCCCAAGGGCGCGATGCACGTGCATGGCGCGGTGGCGACGCACTGGGCGACCGGCCTCTACGCGCTCGACCTGCATCCCAACGACGTGTTCTGGTGCACGGCCGACCCCGGCTGGGTCACCGGCACCTCCTACGGCATCATCGCGCCGCTGCTGCACGGCGTGACCTCCATCGTCGACGAGGGCGACTTCGACGCCGAGCGCTGGTACCGCATCCTGCACGAGCAGAAAGTCACCGTCTGGTACACCGCGCCGACCGCGATCCGCATGTTGATGAAGGCGGGGCCGGAACTCGCGAAACGCTACGAATTCCCGCAACTGCGCTTCGTCGCCAGCGTCGGCGAGCCGCTCAACCCCGAGGCCGTGTGGTGGGGCAAGGAGGTGCTGGGCTTGCCGATCCACGACAACTGGTGGCAGACGGAGACCGGCGGCATCATGATCGCCAACGTGCCGGCGCTGGACATCAAGCCCGGTTCGATGGGCCGTCCGCTGCCAGGCGTCGAGGCCGCGATCGTGCGCGAAGGCAAGGACGGCCTGGTCGAGGTCGTCGATGAGCCCGACGTCGAGGGCGAACTCGCACTGCTGCGCGGCTGGCCGGCGATGCTGCGCGGCTACCTGAACAACGAGGAACGCTACCGCAAGTGCTTCTCGGGCGTGTGGTACCTCACCGGCGACCTCGCGCGGCGCGACGCTGACGGTTACTTCTGGTTCGTCGGGCGCAAGGACGATGTCATCAAGTCGGCCGGTCACCTGATCGGCCCCTTCGAGGTAGAAAGCGTGCTGATGGAGCACCCGGCGGTCGCCGAAGCCGGCGTGATTGGCAAGCCCGACGAGATGGTCGGCGAAATCGTGAAGGCCTTCGTGTCGCTGAAGAAGGGCTATGAGCCGAGCGAGGCGTTGCGCATGGAACTCCTCGCACATGCGCGCCGGAAGCTCGGCGCCGCGGTCGCGCCCAAGGAGATCGACTTCGCGACGACGCTGCCGCGCACGCGCAGCGGCAAGATCATGCGCCGGCTGCTGAAGGCGCGCGAACTGGGTCTGCCGGAAGGGGACACCTCGACGCTGGAGGCCGGCGCATGA
- a CDS encoding DnaJ C-terminal domain-containing protein, which yields MADTKRDYYEVLGVPREADAKAIKDAFRALALKYHPDRNKEPGAEERFKEIAEAYAVLSDPKKRADYDAGGFEGLKGVRPEDLFGGIDFENLFGGLGFDFGGGIFDRFFGGRRPGARGPRGPLRGENMEVLLRVPLERVLTGGEEIVHVDHPVQCPVCKGARAKPGTAPRVCETCQGSGRQVRTSREGGMMFEQVTACPECGGHGSFIDHPCEECHGRGVVPRSEKLTVKIPVGVEEGMALRIPGHGYASSEPNGPPGDLFVIVRTLPDPRFERDGADLWRVQDVVVTDAVLGTQIEVPTLDGPASVKVPAGTQPDTVLRLRHKGLPDFGNRGRGDLMLRLRVVVPERLSNEERRLYEQLRALRR from the coding sequence ATGGCCGACACGAAACGTGATTACTACGAAGTGCTCGGCGTGCCGCGCGAGGCCGACGCGAAGGCCATCAAGGACGCGTTCCGGGCGCTGGCGCTGAAATACCACCCCGACCGCAACAAGGAGCCGGGCGCGGAGGAGCGCTTCAAGGAAATCGCCGAGGCCTATGCGGTGCTGTCGGACCCGAAGAAGCGCGCCGACTACGATGCGGGCGGGTTCGAGGGGCTGAAGGGCGTGCGGCCGGAAGACCTCTTCGGCGGCATCGATTTCGAGAACCTGTTCGGTGGGCTGGGTTTCGACTTCGGTGGGGGCATCTTCGACCGTTTCTTCGGTGGTCGTCGGCCGGGCGCTCGTGGGCCACGCGGCCCCCTGCGCGGCGAGAACATGGAGGTGCTGCTGCGCGTGCCGCTCGAGCGCGTGCTCACGGGTGGCGAGGAAATCGTCCATGTCGACCATCCGGTGCAATGCCCGGTATGCAAGGGCGCGCGCGCAAAGCCCGGGACGGCGCCGCGCGTGTGCGAGACCTGCCAAGGCAGCGGACGGCAGGTGCGGACGAGTCGCGAGGGCGGGATGATGTTCGAGCAGGTGACGGCTTGCCCGGAGTGCGGGGGCCACGGCAGCTTCATCGATCACCCTTGCGAGGAATGCCACGGCCGCGGGGTGGTGCCTCGCTCCGAAAAACTCACTGTGAAGATCCCCGTTGGCGTCGAGGAGGGCATGGCGTTGCGCATCCCCGGGCACGGCTACGCGTCGTCCGAGCCGAACGGGCCGCCGGGCGACCTCTTCGTGATCGTGCGCACGCTCCCCGATCCGCGTTTCGAACGTGACGGTGCCGACCTGTGGCGGGTGCAGGATGTGGTGGTGACCGACGCCGTGCTCGGCACGCAGATCGAAGTGCCGACGCTGGACGGGCCGGCCAGCGTCAAGGTGCCGGCGGGTACGCAGCCCGACACGGTGCTACGCCTGCGCCACAAGGGGCTGCCCGACTTCGGCAATCGCGGCCGCGGCGACCTGATGCTGCGGCTGCGCGTCGTGGTGCCCGAGCGACTGTCCAATGAGGAGCGCCGGTTGTACGAGCAACTGCGTGCGCTCAGGCGCTGA
- the pdhA gene encoding pyruvate dehydrogenase (acetyl-transferring) E1 component subunit alpha yields MNATRKPKAAAPERPFKLQLLADMLRIRRMEEKCAELYGAQKIRGFLHLYIGEEACATGAMHALDADDNVVATYREHGHALLRGVPMDVIMAEMFGKAAGCSRGRGGSMHLFDASRRFYGGNAIVGGGLPLAVGLALADRMQGIRRVTACFFGEGAVAEGAFHEGMNLAALWRLPVLFLCENNLYAMGTALDRSESQTELCVKAASYKVPTLKVDGMDVLAVHEATRRAAQQVREEGGPFFVEFRTFRFRAHSMFDPELYRDKAEVEEWKKRGPIHSFSAQLKAVGELTEDGFLDLDAEAEAEVAAAVAFAEGAPWEPVEDLLRDVTTPGVQR; encoded by the coding sequence ATGAACGCGACGCGCAAACCGAAGGCGGCGGCCCCCGAACGCCCGTTCAAGCTGCAGCTCCTTGCCGACATGCTGCGCATCCGCCGCATGGAGGAGAAGTGCGCCGAGCTCTACGGCGCGCAGAAGATCCGCGGCTTCCTGCACCTCTACATCGGCGAGGAGGCCTGCGCGACCGGCGCGATGCACGCGCTCGATGCGGACGACAACGTCGTCGCGACCTACCGTGAGCACGGCCACGCGCTGCTACGCGGCGTGCCGATGGATGTGATCATGGCCGAGATGTTCGGCAAGGCGGCCGGCTGCTCGCGCGGGCGGGGAGGCTCGATGCACCTCTTCGACGCATCGCGGCGTTTCTACGGTGGCAACGCCATCGTCGGCGGCGGCCTGCCGCTGGCGGTGGGGCTCGCGCTGGCGGACCGCATGCAGGGCATCCGCCGCGTCACCGCGTGCTTCTTCGGCGAGGGCGCGGTCGCCGAGGGCGCGTTCCACGAAGGCATGAACCTCGCGGCGCTTTGGCGGCTGCCGGTGCTCTTCCTGTGCGAGAACAACCTGTACGCGATGGGCACCGCGCTCGACCGTTCGGAGTCGCAGACCGAGCTGTGCGTGAAGGCGGCGAGCTACAAGGTGCCGACGCTGAAGGTGGACGGCATGGACGTGCTGGCGGTGCATGAGGCGACGCGCCGCGCCGCGCAGCAGGTGCGCGAGGAGGGCGGCCCCTTCTTCGTCGAGTTCCGCACCTTCCGCTTCCGCGCGCACTCGATGTTCGACCCAGAGCTGTACCGCGACAAGGCCGAGGTCGAGGAATGGAAGAAGCGCGGGCCGATCCACAGCTTCTCCGCGCAACTGAAGGCCGTGGGCGAGCTGACCGAGGACGGCTTCCTCGACCTCGATGCGGAAGCCGAGGCGGAGGTCGCCGCCGCGGTCGCGTTCGCAGAAGGGGCCCCGTGGGAGCCGGTCGAGGACCTGCTGCGCGACGTCACGACACCGGGAGTGCAGCGATGA